The Leclercia sp. S52 genome has a segment encoding these proteins:
- a CDS encoding MFS transporter yields the protein MTTPDSVSAKKRPTHYRYMILLMVFLSIALNHDDRATFSIAGTDMVIAAGLDIVALGYLISTFTWAYVLGQYPGGWLLDRFGSKRVLVTGVFTWSLFVFLVGFSTSFDNVWVTRVMMFGFIFMMGLIEAPTLPANSRFLAAWFPARERGKASGFTTAAQYFALVVFLPLMGWFSYRFGWESVFWFMGGLGILVSLLMHRVLADTPKVHPLVNSEELDYIQSGGGLTNLKASKKGDTAGKGYTRKLLTNRLALGVYMGQFFFTVLSYFFLTWFPVYLVHDRGMTILKAGFVASLPALCGCAGALLGGVLSDYMLSRGFSLSAARKTPIVIGMLLAVSMVICNYVDSAWIVVAIMSLAFFGKGFGAMGWCVVSDFSPKEAIGLSGGLFNMIGNISGIFTPIIIAYIIKDTGSFNGALIFVGVCAFLNLCCYLFVAGKIQRLSFDTENHDRNRLPEEPHVSH from the coding sequence ATGACAACTCCTGACTCTGTTTCTGCAAAAAAGAGACCCACACACTATCGCTATATGATTTTGCTGATGGTGTTCTTAAGTATCGCCTTAAACCACGACGATCGCGCCACCTTCTCCATTGCCGGGACCGATATGGTCATAGCCGCTGGCCTGGATATTGTGGCGCTGGGTTATCTGATCTCCACCTTTACCTGGGCTTACGTCCTTGGGCAGTATCCGGGCGGCTGGTTACTCGACCGTTTTGGATCAAAACGGGTGCTGGTCACCGGGGTCTTTACCTGGTCGCTATTCGTTTTCCTGGTGGGGTTCAGCACCTCGTTTGACAACGTCTGGGTTACCCGAGTGATGATGTTCGGCTTTATTTTTATGATGGGGTTAATTGAAGCCCCGACGCTTCCGGCCAACTCGCGCTTTCTGGCAGCCTGGTTCCCGGCGCGCGAACGCGGCAAAGCCTCCGGTTTTACCACCGCTGCGCAGTACTTCGCGCTGGTGGTCTTTTTACCCCTGATGGGCTGGTTCTCGTACCGCTTCGGCTGGGAGTCGGTGTTCTGGTTTATGGGCGGGCTGGGGATCCTGGTCTCCCTGCTTATGCACCGGGTACTGGCCGATACCCCAAAGGTCCATCCGCTGGTCAACAGTGAAGAGCTGGATTACATCCAGTCTGGCGGGGGGCTGACCAACCTGAAAGCCAGCAAAAAGGGTGACACAGCGGGCAAGGGCTATACCCGTAAACTGCTGACCAACCGACTGGCGCTTGGGGTCTATATGGGGCAGTTCTTCTTTACCGTGCTCTCGTATTTCTTCCTGACCTGGTTCCCGGTTTATCTGGTTCACGATCGCGGGATGACCATTCTGAAAGCCGGGTTCGTCGCCTCGTTACCCGCGCTGTGCGGTTGCGCCGGTGCGCTGTTGGGGGGCGTACTGTCGGATTACATGCTCTCCCGCGGCTTTAGCCTCTCCGCGGCCCGTAAAACGCCGATTGTGATCGGTATGCTGTTGGCCGTCAGCATGGTGATTTGCAACTACGTGGACTCTGCGTGGATTGTGGTGGCCATCATGTCCCTGGCCTTCTTCGGTAAAGGATTCGGGGCGATGGGGTGGTGTGTGGTCTCCGACTTCTCTCCGAAAGAGGCGATCGGCTTAAGCGGCGGGCTGTTTAATATGATCGGTAATATTTCGGGGATCTTCACGCCGATTATCATTGCCTACATTATTAAAGACACCGGCTCATTTAACGGCGCGCTGATTTTCGTGGGCGTCTGCGCTTTCCTGAATTTGTGCTGTTATTTATTCGTCGCCGGCAAAATTCAGCGCCTGAGTTTTGACACCGAAAATCATGACCGCAACCGTCTTCCGGAGGAACCCCATGTCAGCCATTGA